A stretch of DNA from Nanoarchaeota archaeon:
ACTGGTGCGAATACAACGGAAAACAAATGATCGCATATATTGATGATGCATCCCGTATCCTTACATCATGTAGGGAATTTGACAATGCGACAACAGATACAACAATAATCGCTTTGGATAAAGCAATAGAATTTGCGGCTCCGTATGGCGGAATATTGCAAATTATGAGCGATCATGGAAGCCAATTTACTGCAACTAAAACAGATAAAAACGGTGAAGCAGAACATAAATTTGAGCTTTATTTAAAGTCAAAAAACATCGAACCGGTGCATGCAAGAGTAAAACATCCGCAAAGCAACGGCAAAGCGGAAAAGTTTGTGGATACTTACAAAAAGAACCGCAATAAATTTGAAACATTGGACGCATTTATTACGTGGTATAATGATAAGCGACCGCACATGAGTCTGAATTTCAATAAAGCTGAAACGCCAACTGAAGCGTTTATACGAAAAATGCGGCCTGAAGTCTGGTTTGAGTCCGCTAAAGATTGGTTTTGAGGCGAAATTATGTGCGCGAAATATATATCAAAGAAGATGGAAATGATTACGGGATATCACATTCTTCTCGCCTTCGCATAAATAGATAGATTATGACGCTAACCAGCTGCAATGCGAGGATAATTACTATCCAGCTGATACGTATACCAATCCATCATTGCCATAGGTGTATAGTGCATCGTGTACAGTATTTAAAGGTTTTAATAGAATAAAGTTGGTATACGTTGGATGCCGTAGCCCCATGGTGTAGTGGCCAAGCATACGGGCCTTTGGAGCAGAGTGAATATTATAAATTTTCTTTGCGAATATAGCCTGTGACCGAGGTTCAAATCATGTAATTGCATTGCAAGCTTTTTTCAAGCTCTGCTTGAAAAATCTCGAACGAAAGTGAGAGAATTTCGCAATGCTCCGCATGCGAAAATCCTCGTGGGGCTATTTACAAATCCGAAGGATTTGGAAAGCCGCGAGCTCCGCGCCAAATGGTTAATGAGGCGGAGCGACCGGATTTTTCGCCATTTACTAAATGTATTGGGCGAAAACAGCACAATTATACAATGCGCGCCGATAGTCTAGTGGTATGATATTGGCCTTCCACGGCTGCAAAATCAGCAGACATTTTTTGTTTCGCAAGAAACAAAAAAGCCTCAAACGCAAGTGAGAGGACTTTGGGCGACTACATCTTCGATGTAGTCACCTGTTTGGTGTCGCTGCTTCGCAGCAGAAGAAAGCCGACGGCCCGGGTTCAATTCCCGGTCGGCGCATTCATTTTTCATCTGACCCATATACCTTTTGTTTTTTTCTCAAATGGTGGTGTCTTCCTTTATCTTCATAATGGACTTTGTCATGTTTTATGTGAACTATTTCATGATAATATTTATTGGTGGCGGGGTGTACTTCCTTAGCAGCTTCATTTTTATGATCTGTTTCAACAGCATATGGCTCTAAACGCAATTCTACGCCTTCGTATAGCTGATTAGTTGCATGGCTTAATTCATTAGCAGCAGCTTCATTTGTTGCGCCGGGTAGAATTGCCTTGAGAATATAGTCCCAATCCGCATGTTTTTTTAAATCTATATGTACGTCTGAAGGGCTAGTTTTAACCACATAAACATATAATTCTGGATGGATGCCCTACTCTTGTTTATTTTTATTAAGCTCGTATCATTCGCGTTCAATATCGCTAATGTCTTTTTCACGTTCAAACTTGAGTAACGCATACGCCTCTCCATTTCCATCTCGTTTCTTCAATTTCAAACGCATAGAGCTATTTGGGATTATCCAAATATAAATGCTGTGTAAAATGCCGAAAGCCCCGGTGTCAGGGCTTCCGGCAGAAAGGGAGATAAAACAATCCTCAGTACAAAGAACTGATTATAGAAGAAGTATTGGTTGTGTTCAAAACCCTTACTTTGTAGTATTTTCTGTCAACCGCTTCAGCCCACATTGCTAATAAATCGTTTTTCACATAAATCACCATATAATATTTTATTGCGCGGTCGTGGGTTTGGTTGTTGAAACTTCAGTGGCCAAAGGGGCCCCAAACCCGCCGTCGCAGGAGTTCTTAATTCCAAGAATAAGGTGTTTTTTGCGGTATATATAACATCCCCTTTGGAGCATTGCCGATACGAAAGGAAAGTTGCCGAAATAGAATTTGTGGTGGGTATTAGTAAAATTTGGCTGGGGTGCGCGAAGCGAGTGGAGAAGTTGCTCGAAGCGGCTTTTAATAAGCATTATCAACAGATATGGGGCTCAAAGAGTTATATTTGCTTTCTTGTACAGTTATTTGAGATTGAATCTTACTTACGCGTTCATTGTATTCAAGTACCATCTTTCGTATTTTTGGCACACCAATTTCTGAGATTGACATATAAAATAGCTCTTCTTCAGAACCTTTAAATCCCTTAGTTTCAAGTTCTATTTCTTTATCTATGATAGGTCTAAATAGCTCGATTTCGGCGCCACACATTTCTATCGTTAATTTACTTAACTCTGAAACTATTTTTTCTTGCTCCGTCTCCTTGTATGGCATATTAATCACATTAATTATTTGTTTCTATCAAAGCTTAAAAGCTTGTTTTAGTACGATATGTTTCGTAGCCGCTCCGAGCAATTGAATTAACTTCTTATTAAGTGGAGTAACTTGCGCCATTCACAGCCTTCAAATCTTAATACTATATTTCCGCCACCTGACATCGCCGCTTGCTTCGATAAAGCCCGCTTTTACAAGTTCTTCCATGTTGTAGCGGAATGTGCGCTCACTCGCTGCATTTGGTGCGCGCCTCTTATACTCCTCAAAAATCTCGCCTGAGCCCGCGCTTGCTTTTTCCTCGATTATTTTGTAAAGTATGCGCGAGTCCTCCTCAATATCCGCAAGCATAGATTCAATCTTCATTCTTTTTGCAGCCTTCAGGGCGTGTATTATGTCCTCCTTATCGATATTTTTTGCGTTTCTTCCTTCAGCCAATTTTGCAGCCCTGCGCAATATTTCAAGTCCCACACGCGCATCCCCACCGGCAGCGTTTGCCGCAACCTTTATCAGCTCTTGCGATATTTTCGATGGCAGTAGGGCGAACATTACGCGGTCGATAAGTATATCTGAAAGCTCATTAGCCGTATATCTCGGAAATTCTATTGCCTCAACAGCAATCGAACTTCTTATGCGGGGATCGATTTTTGCAAGCGCTTGCTCGCTGTTTGAAATCAGCACAAGGCCATATCCTTCGCGCGAGAAATCATAAAGTATGTCGAAATTGAGAAGCTTGTCTGCTTCGTCAAGCGCAAGTATCAGTTTTTTCCCGGATGCCTTGACAAGGTTTGCGACGTCAATAAACAGTTCTTTTGTTTGCCTGCGCGGGTTTGTGAATCGGGACATTTTAGAGACAATTTCGTAAAGTATGGCGTGCGTTGTCTGCGATTTCCAGCAGTTGATGTATATTGTTTTTGCGTTTGCGGTATGCGATTCAAGCTCCTTGAACATCCATCGCACAAGCGATGTCTTTCCAGTGCCTGTCGGGCCGAAAAGAAAAACGTTTCTGATTGACTGGTTTATCACAATGGGTTTCAGGCATGATGCAAGGTAGTCGCGCTCACCGTCTCTGTGAAGAAGCCGTTCGGGAACAAAAACTTCAGTAAGCGCAGATTCATCCTTTATGATGAAGTTCTCGATGTCAAACAGATTGCCCATAGTGAGATTATTGCGCGCCAAAATATAAAAGATGCGCTGTTCAAATAATGTTTATTGGCTGGTTTTATGAAGTCCGAAGAGTGTTTGAACATAATTATTTCTGAAATCCTACGTTTGTCAAAGCAGGTTAAGTGCTTCATAATCGGCATCGGCGGCGGGGTGGGAGTCGGAAAAACAGCGCTTGTAGATGCGCTGAAAGTTTCTTTGGAAGAGAAAGGCAAAAAGGTTGCGATTCTTCATATGGATGATTTTTTGAATCTGCTGAAAAGCGCAGTTTTATCGAAACGGAATGGGATGAAAGGCATGTGAATTTTGGCGAGCTGTGAAGAGTGTTTGAGAGCATAAGGTGTGGTGATATTGAGGTAATAAAGCCCAAATATAATCGCGCAACCAGGCTAATAGAAATCGAAACGTTCGTACTTTCAGGCATTGAGGTTATCATTTTCG
This window harbors:
- a CDS encoding DDE-type integrase/transposase/recombinase; translated protein: WCEYNGKQMIAYIDDASRILTSCREFDNATTDTTIIALDKAIEFAAPYGGILQIMSDHGSQFTATKTDKNGEAEHKFELYLKSKNIEPVHARVKHPQSNGKAEKFVDTYKKNRNKFETLDAFITWYNDKRPHMSLNFNKAETPTEAFIRKMRPEVWFESAKDWF
- a CDS encoding AAA family ATPase, which encodes MGNLFDIENFIIKDESALTEVFVPERLLHRDGERDYLASCLKPIVINQSIRNVFLFGPTGTGKTSLVRWMFKELESHTANAKTIYINCWKSQTTHAILYEIVSKMSRFTNPRRQTKELFIDVANLVKASGKKLILALDEADKLLNFDILYDFSREGYGLVLISNSEQALAKIDPRIRSSIAVEAIEFPRYTANELSDILIDRVMFALLPSKISQELIKVAANAAGGDARVGLEILRRAAKLAEGRNAKNIDKEDIIHALKAAKRMKIESMLADIEEDSRILYKIIEEKASAGSGEIFEEYKRRAPNAASERTFRYNMEELVKAGFIEASGDVRWRKYSIKI